A window from Dehalococcoidia bacterium encodes these proteins:
- a CDS encoding TVP38/TMEM64 family protein, producing the protein MRPEKNAIYVALGMLGASAALSLGLGGLLHSFFHFSVHDVRRLVHGFGPLGAPCVSLMIALIIVFVPIPTIPIEVVAGVAYGIVAGTFLVLVGHLLGALIAFLIARRFGRPLLRRWLGDAAVSKLDPFAAQSGYWYVFFMRLLPLFDFKLVSYASGLTPMRTRTYMLATATGIFLPILILDAIGATAAARPREAAVIAAAYSLAIAGTIAYFLVPRRKRVVHVRIEHPLDAPVVRFTGHLRERGREIPAGALVAAQLGAQILASTQTRDAGLYALDVCAADHCAAAGTPLSFSINGRPAEQTAVLPATTGTIALDLNIADATRHVELVRRPGDERGGAFHGEAV; encoded by the coding sequence GTGCGGCCGGAGAAGAACGCGATCTACGTTGCCCTGGGCATGCTCGGTGCGAGCGCGGCGCTGTCGCTCGGCCTGGGCGGACTGCTGCATTCGTTCTTCCACTTTTCCGTGCACGACGTGCGCCGCCTCGTGCACGGGTTCGGCCCGCTGGGCGCACCCTGCGTTTCGCTGATGATCGCGCTGATTATCGTCTTCGTGCCGATTCCCACGATTCCCATCGAAGTCGTGGCCGGTGTGGCCTACGGCATCGTGGCCGGCACGTTTCTGGTGCTCGTCGGCCATCTGCTCGGCGCCCTGATCGCCTTCCTGATCGCGCGGCGCTTCGGCCGGCCGCTGCTGCGCCGCTGGCTCGGCGATGCGGCCGTGAGCAAGCTTGATCCGTTTGCGGCGCAGTCCGGCTACTGGTATGTCTTCTTCATGCGCCTGCTGCCGCTGTTTGACTTCAAGCTGGTGAGCTACGCCTCCGGCCTGACGCCGATGCGCACACGGACCTACATGCTCGCCACGGCGACCGGCATCTTCCTGCCGATCCTGATCCTCGACGCGATCGGCGCCACCGCCGCGGCGCGGCCGCGCGAGGCCGCCGTGATCGCCGCGGCCTACAGCCTGGCGATCGCGGGCACGATCGCCTACTTCCTCGTGCCGCGGCGCAAGCGCGTGGTGCACGTCCGCATCGAGCATCCTCTGGACGCGCCGGTGGTGCGTTTTACCGGCCACCTGCGCGAGCGCGGCCGCGAGATCCCCGCCGGGGCGCTCGTCGCTGCGCAGCTCGGCGCGCAGATCCTCGCCAGCACGCAGACGCGAGACGCGGGGCTCTACGCGCTGGATGTGTGCGCGGCGGATCACTGCGCCGCCGCAGGCACGCCGCTCAGTTTCAGCATCAACGGCCGGCCGGCTGAGCAGACCGCAGTGCTGCCGGCGACCACGGGCACGATTGCGCTCGACCTGAATATCGCCGATGCCACCCGGCATGTGGAGCTGGTGCGCCGGCCGGGCGACGAGCGCGGCGGCGCCTTCCACGGCGAAGCCGTCTGA
- a CDS encoding class F sortase — translation MPLGEDANGAMASPDNPRDVGWWDKGTHPGDWGSAVIDGHVDFANYGAAVFWNLHLLQPGDAVQVVSVEGQTLTFSVTASETFDAKDNSSIDRIFRNAEHQGLNLITCTGTFSPRTHDYDKRIVVFTTLAPS, via the coding sequence GTGCCCTTGGGCGAAGACGCCAACGGTGCAATGGCATCGCCCGACAATCCGCGCGACGTGGGTTGGTGGGACAAGGGCACGCATCCGGGTGACTGGGGCAGCGCGGTGATCGATGGGCATGTGGACTTCGCCAACTATGGTGCGGCGGTGTTCTGGAATCTACACCTGCTACAGCCCGGGGACGCCGTGCAGGTGGTGTCGGTGGAGGGCCAGACGCTGACCTTCAGCGTCACTGCCAGCGAAACCTTTGACGCGAAGGACAACAGCAGCATCGACCGCATCTTCCGCAACGCCGAGCACCAGGGTTTGAACCTGATCACCTGCACCGGCACGTTCAGCCCGCGCACGCACGATTATGACAAGCGCATCGTCGTCTTCACCACGCTGGCGCCGAGCTGA
- a CDS encoding NifU N-terminal domain-containing protein → MSALQITAQATPNPETMKFSLNRLVTEGRGETYSSPQQAFLSPLARALFAVPGVGGVFLLKDFVTIRRAPGAEWPGIAAGVEAALRDFYAE, encoded by the coding sequence GTGAGCGCGCTCCAGATCACGGCGCAGGCCACGCCAAACCCCGAGACGATGAAGTTCAGCCTGAATCGCCTCGTGACCGAGGGGCGCGGCGAGACCTACAGCAGCCCGCAGCAAGCGTTCCTCTCACCGCTGGCACGGGCGCTGTTCGCCGTGCCCGGCGTGGGCGGCGTCTTCTTGCTCAAGGACTTCGTCACGATCCGCCGCGCGCCCGGCGCGGAATGGCCGGGTATCGCTGCCGGCGTGGAAGCCGCCTTGCGTGACTTTTACGCGGAGTGA
- a CDS encoding hemolysin family protein produces the protein MSGFYGDLLKLLVVVLVELVHAYFVASEYSLVTLRKSRMVKLVEEGNRSARLVLDTLNDIQELIAAVQLGVTMTSLALGALAEPTIATMLEPAFDFVPRGWAPVTAHAIALIITFALITALDIVAGELVPKTVALQSSERVALAVIRPMRLFIAVFRPFIALLNAAGSAVLRAAGFRPAGDGTEAHSPEELKIIVAASTRAGVLDAEEQEMLFGVLEFSALSARQVMVPRTEVVGLPVEAGRDAVYEAVRRTRHTKYPVYRRTIDDIIGILYVRDMLGAWLAGNEDVFDLRRLMRRPLFVPDSMHIDQLLAAMKRAEVHIAVVFDEFGGTAGIVAMEDILERIVGEVRDEFEVIAPDIVELPNGEAEIDGTVLVTDVNERFGLKLDEDEADTIGGLIFFNLGREPHEGDLFAGDGFELRVEKVDRRRIDRVRLLRRPGSAAAGAP, from the coding sequence ATGAGCGGTTTCTACGGCGATCTCCTCAAGCTCCTCGTCGTCGTGCTCGTGGAGCTTGTGCACGCCTACTTCGTTGCCAGCGAATACTCGCTCGTGACCCTGCGCAAGAGCCGCATGGTCAAGCTGGTCGAGGAGGGCAACCGCAGCGCCCGCCTGGTGCTCGACACGCTGAACGACATCCAGGAACTGATCGCCGCCGTCCAGCTCGGCGTGACGATGACGAGCCTGGCGCTGGGCGCCCTGGCCGAGCCGACGATCGCGACGATGCTGGAACCGGCTTTCGACTTCGTGCCGCGCGGCTGGGCGCCGGTGACGGCGCACGCGATCGCCCTTATCATCACCTTCGCCCTGATCACCGCACTGGATATCGTCGCGGGCGAGCTTGTGCCCAAGACGGTGGCGCTGCAGAGCAGCGAGCGGGTGGCCCTGGCCGTAATCCGGCCGATGCGCCTGTTCATCGCCGTCTTCCGCCCGTTCATCGCCCTGCTCAATGCCGCAGGCTCGGCCGTGTTGCGAGCCGCGGGTTTCAGGCCGGCCGGCGATGGCACCGAGGCGCATTCGCCGGAGGAGTTGAAGATCATCGTGGCCGCCAGCACGCGCGCCGGCGTGCTGGACGCGGAGGAACAGGAGATGCTGTTCGGCGTGCTGGAGTTTTCGGCGCTGAGCGCCCGCCAGGTGATGGTGCCGCGCACCGAGGTCGTCGGTCTGCCGGTCGAAGCGGGGCGCGATGCGGTATATGAGGCGGTGCGCCGGACGCGGCACACCAAGTATCCCGTGTACCGGCGGACGATCGACGACATCATCGGCATCCTCTACGTGCGCGACATGCTCGGCGCCTGGCTCGCCGGCAACGAGGACGTGTTCGACCTGCGCAGGCTGATGCGCCGGCCGCTGTTCGTGCCGGACAGTATGCATATCGATCAGTTACTCGCCGCGATGAAGCGCGCCGAGGTGCACATCGCCGTCGTCTTCGATGAGTTCGGCGGCACAGCCGGCATCGTGGCGATGGAGGACATCCTGGAACGGATCGTGGGCGAGGTGCGCGACGAGTTCGAGGTGATCGCGCCCGATATCGTCGAGCTGCCCAATGGCGAGGCGGAGATCGACGGCACGGTGCTGGTCACCGACGTGAACGAGCGCTTCGGCCTGAAGCTCGACGAGGACGAGGCCGACACGATCGGCGGGCTGATCTTCTTCAACCTCGGACGCGAGCCGCACGAGGGCGATCTCTTCGCCGGCGACGGCTTCGAGCTGCGCGTGGAGAAAGTCGATCGCCGCCGCATCGACCGCGTGCGCCTGCTGCGCAGGCCGGGCTCGGCTGCCGCCGGCGCACCCTGA
- a CDS encoding acyl--CoA ligase, which yields MATQPRTLIDLLERSDAAKTAVLAPERNLALSYAGLRAHVAEAAAELRRLGVRHGDHVAFIGPNGPEFLFGYLGALEAGAACQPINPQLKPEEIDFAVEDSHAVLTFAVAGSESALSGTAVPPERRALLRFAGGHVSIEGTPIGPPQPGAAIDTNDDALLLYTSGTTSRPKAVPLTHANLLTSARNVASSYQLTENDVTLCVMPLFHVHGLVASTFATLLSGGTIIAPPRFSASSFWDEAGAGGGATWYSAVPTIHTILLNNAGPADAGKGRQFRFVRSCSSALAPATQQRYEALFEVPVLQAYGMTEAAHQIATNPLPPAQRKENSVGLPYGVEVTVLDDAGKELPRGSEGEVSLRGPNVTRGYLANPAANAAAFTNGWFRTGDNGYLDADGYVFLSGRIKELINRGGEKISPHEVDAALLSHPAVQEAVAIAVPHPIYGEEVEAVVALKPGMEVSEAQLIAHAGEHIARFKVPKAIRFVPTVPRSATGKIQRRRLLELLEA from the coding sequence ATGGCGACTCAGCCGCGGACCCTGATCGATCTGCTGGAACGAAGCGACGCCGCCAAGACGGCGGTACTTGCGCCGGAGCGAAACCTTGCCCTGAGCTATGCCGGGTTGCGCGCTCACGTGGCGGAGGCCGCGGCCGAGCTGCGGCGCCTGGGCGTGCGCCACGGCGATCACGTCGCCTTCATCGGTCCCAACGGCCCGGAGTTTCTCTTTGGCTACCTGGGCGCGCTGGAGGCCGGCGCTGCCTGCCAGCCGATCAACCCCCAGCTCAAGCCAGAGGAGATCGACTTCGCCGTCGAAGACTCTCACGCCGTGCTCACCTTCGCCGTGGCCGGCAGTGAAAGCGCGCTGAGCGGCACCGCCGTGCCGCCCGAGCGCCGCGCCCTGCTGCGCTTCGCCGGCGGCCATGTATCGATCGAGGGCACGCCGATCGGGCCGCCCCAGCCGGGCGCCGCGATCGATACCAACGACGATGCGCTGCTGCTCTACACCTCCGGCACCACGAGCCGGCCGAAGGCAGTGCCCCTCACGCACGCCAACCTGCTGACCTCGGCGCGCAACGTCGCCAGTTCCTACCAGCTCACGGAAAACGATGTCACGCTCTGCGTGATGCCGCTCTTCCACGTGCACGGACTCGTCGCCAGCACCTTCGCCACGCTGCTCAGCGGCGGCACGATCATCGCGCCGCCGCGCTTCAGCGCCAGCAGCTTCTGGGACGAGGCGGGCGCGGGCGGCGGCGCGACCTGGTACAGCGCCGTGCCGACGATTCACACGATCCTCTTGAACAACGCTGGCCCCGCGGACGCGGGCAAGGGCCGGCAGTTCCGCTTCGTGCGCTCCTGCTCATCGGCACTGGCGCCGGCCACGCAGCAGCGCTACGAGGCGCTGTTCGAGGTGCCGGTGCTGCAGGCCTACGGCATGACCGAGGCCGCGCACCAGATCGCGACCAACCCGCTGCCGCCGGCGCAGCGCAAGGAAAACTCCGTGGGCCTGCCTTATGGCGTAGAGGTCACAGTGCTGGACGACGCCGGCAAGGAGCTGCCGCGCGGTTCAGAGGGCGAGGTCAGCCTGCGCGGCCCGAACGTGACGCGCGGCTACCTGGCCAATCCCGCGGCCAACGCTGCTGCCTTCACCAACGGCTGGTTCCGTACCGGCGACAACGGCTATCTGGATGCCGACGGGTACGTCTTCCTCTCCGGCCGGATCAAGGAGCTGATCAACCGCGGCGGCGAGAAGATCTCGCCCCACGAGGTCGATGCGGCGCTGCTCAGCCATCCGGCCGTGCAGGAAGCCGTGGCCATCGCCGTGCCGCACCCGATCTACGGCGAGGAGGTGGAGGCCGTCGTCGCGCTCAAGCCGGGAATGGAGGTGAGCGAGGCGCAGCTGATCGCGCACGCGGGCGAGCACATCGCGCGCTTCAAGGTGCCGAAAGCGATCCGCTTCGTGCCCACCGTGCCACGCTCGGCCACGGGCAAGATCCAACGCCGGCGGCTGCTTGAGCTACTGGAAGCGTAG
- a CDS encoding rhomboid family intramembrane serine protease, with the protein MIPIGDRLRTRTVPWVNYGLIAINFVAFFYELTLSTHPQAGIVRGFVHVSPPPRDVWIERWGLIPHQLADFLSAPGSHDWRVLERLITSQFIHAGWLHILGNMIFLWVFGDNVEDALGHVRYLLFYLLCGVIAALTQVFFTRNALGPLVGASGAIAGVLGSYLVLYPGAAVSVIIPIVIIPFFTRVPAWLVMIVWFVTQLISLAPTANATGGNGGVAYAAHIGGFVAGFLLVRLAATRRRSLPG; encoded by the coding sequence GTGATCCCGATCGGCGACCGCCTGCGCACGCGCACCGTTCCCTGGGTCAACTACGGGTTGATCGCCATCAACTTCGTCGCCTTCTTCTACGAGCTGACGCTGAGCACGCATCCGCAGGCCGGGATCGTGCGCGGCTTCGTCCACGTCTCACCGCCGCCGCGCGACGTCTGGATCGAGCGCTGGGGACTGATCCCGCACCAGTTAGCGGACTTTCTCAGCGCGCCCGGATCGCACGACTGGCGGGTGCTGGAGCGGCTGATCACCTCGCAGTTCATTCACGCGGGCTGGCTGCACATCCTCGGCAACATGATCTTTCTCTGGGTCTTCGGCGATAACGTGGAGGACGCACTGGGCCACGTGCGCTACCTGCTCTTCTACCTGCTCTGCGGCGTGATCGCGGCACTCACGCAGGTGTTCTTTACACGCAACGCGCTGGGGCCGCTGGTCGGCGCCAGCGGCGCGATCGCCGGCGTGCTGGGCAGCTATCTCGTGCTCTATCCAGGCGCCGCCGTCTCAGTCATCATTCCGATCGTGATCATCCCGTTTTTCACCCGCGTGCCCGCCTGGCTGGTCATGATCGTCTGGTTCGTCACGCAACTGATCAGCCTGGCGCCCACGGCCAACGCCACCGGCGGCAACGGTGGCGTGGCCTACGCGGCCCACATCGGCGGCTTCGTGGCCGGCTTCCTGCTGGTGCGGCTGGCGGCGACGCGGCGGCGAAGTCTTCCCGGTTGA
- the cobU gene encoding bifunctional adenosylcobinamide kinase/adenosylcobinamide-phosphate guanylyltransferase, with the protein MGEIVLVLGGARSGKSRHAEGLAAAAGAPVCYFATAVTGDEEMAERIARHRAVRPKHWQTVEAPYDLELRLPHETALAACVLIDCLSIWLSNELLRLLGNSTTGETLPAERARACESDLLAKLERLLAWAAAREGLTIIVSNEVGSGVVPPYALGRLYRDVLGRANQLVADSATRVLLVVAGIAVDLRRLAGPAGEARL; encoded by the coding sequence ATGGGCGAGATCGTGCTCGTGCTGGGCGGCGCCCGCAGCGGCAAGAGCCGGCACGCGGAAGGACTGGCGGCGGCTGCCGGCGCGCCGGTCTGCTACTTCGCCACCGCCGTCACAGGGGACGAGGAGATGGCGGAGCGCATCGCCCGCCATCGGGCCGTGCGGCCAAAGCACTGGCAGACGGTCGAAGCGCCGTACGACCTCGAGCTCAGGCTGCCTCACGAGACGGCCCTGGCCGCTTGTGTGCTGATCGACTGTCTCTCCATTTGGCTGAGCAACGAGCTGCTGCGGCTGCTTGGGAATAGCACGACTGGCGAGACGCTTCCTGCCGAGCGGGCGCGAGCGTGCGAGAGCGATCTGCTGGCGAAACTCGAGCGCCTGCTGGCCTGGGCCGCGGCGCGCGAGGGCTTGACGATCATCGTCAGCAATGAGGTGGGCAGCGGAGTGGTGCCGCCGTACGCGCTCGGCCGGCTCTACCGCGACGTGCTGGGCCGTGCGAACCAGCTCGTTGCGGACTCGGCCACGCGCGTCCTGCTCGTCGTCGCGGGCATCGCCGTGGATCTCCGCCGGCTCGCCGGCCCCGCGGGAGAGGCGCGGCTGTGA
- a CDS encoding cobyric acid synthase, producing the protein MSAEPGSVLMLQGTASSVGKSLLTAALCRILAREGLRVAPFKAQNMSNNSFVTADGRELGRAQAVQAEAAGIEPLAEMNPILLKPEADHRSQVVVLGRPCGVLHGHDFLTRKQELWPVVTESLARLRADFDVVLIEGAGSPAEINLRAGDIVNMRVARHAQAPVLLVGDIDRGGVFAHLVGTLALLEPEERELVQGLVINKFRGSAELLQPGVAWLERRTGLPVAGVVPWLDGVGVADEDAVALEGRREQKRAALDVAVIRFPRIANFDDLDPLAAETGVSVRFVSEVSAFGTPNLLVLPGTKSTIADLDWLRRSGLAAAVLAHAEAGGAVIGICGGYQMLGERVLDPGRVESEAGEAPGLALLPAVTEFEPAKATHRVRATLSCDHGLFALLNGAEVGGYEIHMGQSRSAVPALHIRSRSGVPCDDADGAVNAAGNVFGTYLHGLFDNDNLRATLLRSLSGAGEAEAFAPSVWDRRAAYNRLADHVAAALDMRLVHRLLRLG; encoded by the coding sequence ATGAGCGCCGAGCCGGGCAGTGTCCTGATGCTGCAAGGCACGGCCTCCTCCGTCGGCAAGAGCCTGCTGACGGCGGCGCTCTGCCGCATCCTGGCACGCGAAGGGCTGCGCGTGGCGCCGTTCAAAGCGCAGAACATGTCGAACAACTCGTTCGTCACGGCGGATGGCCGCGAGCTGGGGCGGGCGCAGGCGGTGCAGGCAGAGGCGGCGGGCATCGAGCCCCTGGCGGAGATGAACCCGATCTTGCTCAAGCCCGAGGCCGACCATCGCTCGCAGGTCGTGGTGCTGGGCCGGCCGTGCGGCGTGCTGCACGGTCACGATTTTCTCACACGCAAGCAGGAGCTGTGGCCGGTCGTGACCGAGTCGCTGGCACGGTTGCGGGCGGATTTTGACGTCGTGCTGATCGAGGGCGCGGGCAGCCCGGCCGAGATCAACCTGCGCGCCGGCGACATCGTCAACATGCGCGTGGCGAGGCATGCGCAGGCGCCGGTGCTGCTCGTGGGCGACATCGACCGCGGCGGCGTCTTCGCCCACCTGGTCGGCACGCTGGCGCTGCTGGAGCCGGAGGAGCGCGAACTGGTGCAAGGGCTGGTAATCAACAAGTTCCGCGGCAGCGCCGAGCTGCTGCAACCGGGCGTCGCCTGGCTTGAGCGGCGCACGGGTCTGCCCGTTGCCGGCGTGGTGCCCTGGCTCGACGGCGTCGGCGTGGCCGACGAGGATGCGGTGGCGCTGGAGGGCCGGCGAGAGCAGAAACGCGCCGCGCTCGATGTTGCGGTCATCCGGTTCCCGCGCATCGCCAACTTTGACGACCTCGACCCGCTCGCCGCCGAAACCGGTGTTTCGGTGCGCTTCGTCTCCGAGGTCAGCGCGTTCGGCACGCCGAACCTCCTCGTGCTGCCCGGCACGAAATCGACGATCGCCGATCTGGACTGGCTGCGGCGCAGCGGGCTGGCCGCCGCCGTGCTGGCCCACGCCGAAGCGGGCGGCGCGGTGATCGGCATCTGCGGCGGCTACCAGATGCTGGGCGAACGCGTGCTCGATCCGGGGCGGGTCGAGTCGGAAGCGGGCGAGGCGCCTGGCCTCGCTCTGCTGCCCGCGGTCACCGAGTTCGAGCCGGCGAAGGCGACGCACCGCGTCCGCGCAACGCTGAGCTGCGATCACGGCCTCTTCGCCCTGCTGAACGGGGCGGAAGTCGGCGGCTACGAGATCCACATGGGCCAGTCGCGCAGCGCCGTGCCGGCGCTGCACATCCGCTCACGCTCGGGCGTGCCCTGCGACGACGCGGACGGAGCGGTGAACGCGGCGGGCAACGTGTTCGGCACCTACCTGCACGGCCTCTTCGACAACGACAACCTGCGCGCCACGCTGCTGCGCTCGTTGTCCGGCGCCGGCGAGGCGGAGGCCTTCGCGCCTTCGGTCTGGGATCGCCGCGCGGCCTATAACCGGCTGGCGGACCACGTTGCCGCCGCGCTGGATATGCGCCTCGTGCACCGCCTGCTGCGGCTCGGCTGA
- a CDS encoding histidine phosphatase family protein, with protein sequence MATRLLLTRHGETVANAARRFSGRSDVALTALGRRQAKALGRRLRGFEIDAAYASPLLRARQTAEIALAGRGIAVTPDEGLREISFGEWEGRTFDEIRERWPNEWTRLRSFDESFCAPGGEPFTEAQQRVVESAIAIVGRHPDETVLITAHGGTLQLLLSHVLGMPAGSMFRIATGNCSLSIVEFHGERPIVTLVNDCAHTAPRTRKAQP encoded by the coding sequence CGCCGCGCGCCGCTTCTCCGGCCGCAGCGACGTGGCGCTCACGGCGCTGGGCCGGCGTCAGGCGAAGGCGCTCGGCCGGCGCCTGCGCGGGTTTGAGATCGACGCGGCCTACGCCAGCCCGCTGCTGCGGGCGCGGCAGACGGCGGAGATTGCGTTGGCGGGGCGAGGCATCGCGGTCACACCCGACGAGGGACTGCGCGAAATCTCCTTCGGCGAGTGGGAAGGGCGGACCTTCGACGAGATCCGCGAGCGCTGGCCGAACGAGTGGACGCGGCTCCGCTCCTTTGACGAGTCCTTCTGCGCGCCGGGCGGCGAGCCCTTCACCGAGGCACAGCAGCGCGTCGTGGAGAGCGCGATCGCGATCGTCGGCCGCCACCCGGACGAAACGGTGCTGATCACGGCGCACGGCGGCACCCTGCAACTGCTGCTCTCACACGTGCTCGGCATGCCGGCGGGCAGCATGTTCCGCATCGCCACGGGCAACTGCAGCCTGAGCATTGTCGAATTCCATGGCGAGCGGCCGATCGTGACACTGGTCAACGACTGCGCCCACACCGCGCCGCGCACCCGCAAGGCGCAGCCATGA